In the genome of Nerophis lumbriciformis linkage group LG32, RoL_Nlum_v2.1, whole genome shotgun sequence, one region contains:
- the gpn3 gene encoding GPN-loop GTPase 3 isoform X1 yields the protein MPRYAQIVMGPAGSGKSTYCATMIEHFESLNRSVQVVNLDPAAEHFEYPVMADIRELIQVDDVMEDDSLRFGPNGGLVFCMEYFANNFDWLEESLGHVEDDYILFDCPGQIELYTHLPVMRQLVDQLQQWEFRVCGVFLVDSQFMVESFKFVSGVMAALSAMVSLEIPQINIMTKMDLLSAKAKKEIEKYLDPDMYSMMGDNSDTLRSKKFKKLTKAICELIDDYSMVRFLPFDRTDEEGMSIVQQNIDFSIQYGEDLEVKEPKEVDEEADNTNYDEFFQSNVDS from the exons ATGCCTCGCTATGCTCAGATTGTTATGGGACCTGCTGGTAGCGGAAAG AGCACCTATTGCGCGACAATGATCGAGCATTTCGAGTCTTTGAACCGCTCGGTTCAAGTGGTCAATCTGGACCCTGCAGCTGAGCATTTTGAGTACCCTGTTATGGCAG ACATCCGGGAACTCATCCAGGTGGACGACGTGATGGAGGATGACTCTCTCCGGTTTGGCCCCAATGGTGGCCTTGTCTTCTGCATGGAATACTTTGCCAACAACTTTGACTGGCTAGAAGAAAGCTTGGGTCACGTTGAGGACGACTACATCCTGTTTGACTGTCCAG GTCAGATTGAACTGTATACTCACCTTCCTGTCATGAGGCAGCTGGTGGATCAGCTCCAGCAGTGGGAGTTTCGGGTGTGCGGCGTCTTCCTGGTTGACTCCCAGTTCATGGTGGAGTCTTTTAAg TTTGTTTCAGGAGTCATGGCGGCGCTTAGTGCCATGGTGTCGTTGGAGATCCCCCAAATAAACATCATGACAAAAATGGATCTGCTCAGCGCCAAAGCCAAGAAAGAAATTGAAAa GTACCTTGATCCAGATATGTACTCCATGATGGGAGACAACTCTGACACCTTAAGAAGCAAAAAGTTCAAGAAGCTGACCAAAGCTATCTGTGAACTG ATTGATGACTACAGTATGGTAAGATTTTTGCCTTTTGACCGCACTGATGAGGAAGGTATGAGCATTGTTCAGCAGAACATTGACTTCTCCATACAGTACGGTGAGGACCTGGAGGTCAAGGAGCCAAAG GAGGTTGATGAAGAGGCAGATAACACAAATTATGATGAGTTTTTTCAAAGCAATGTGGACAGCTGA
- the gpn3 gene encoding GPN-loop GTPase 3 isoform X2 — translation MPRYAQIVMGPAGSGKSTYCATMIEHFESLNRSVQVVNLDPAAEHFEYPVMADIRELIQVDDVMEDDSLRFGPNGGLVFCMEYFANNFDWLEESLGHVEDDYILFDCPGQIELYTHLPVMRQLVDQLQQWEFRVCGVFLVDSQFMVESFKFVSGVMAALSAMVSLEIPQINIMTKMDLLSAKAKKEIEKYLDPDMYSMMGDNSDTLRSKKFKKLTKAICELIDDYSMYGEDLEVKEPKEVDEEADNTNYDEFFQSNVDS, via the exons ATGCCTCGCTATGCTCAGATTGTTATGGGACCTGCTGGTAGCGGAAAG AGCACCTATTGCGCGACAATGATCGAGCATTTCGAGTCTTTGAACCGCTCGGTTCAAGTGGTCAATCTGGACCCTGCAGCTGAGCATTTTGAGTACCCTGTTATGGCAG ACATCCGGGAACTCATCCAGGTGGACGACGTGATGGAGGATGACTCTCTCCGGTTTGGCCCCAATGGTGGCCTTGTCTTCTGCATGGAATACTTTGCCAACAACTTTGACTGGCTAGAAGAAAGCTTGGGTCACGTTGAGGACGACTACATCCTGTTTGACTGTCCAG GTCAGATTGAACTGTATACTCACCTTCCTGTCATGAGGCAGCTGGTGGATCAGCTCCAGCAGTGGGAGTTTCGGGTGTGCGGCGTCTTCCTGGTTGACTCCCAGTTCATGGTGGAGTCTTTTAAg TTTGTTTCAGGAGTCATGGCGGCGCTTAGTGCCATGGTGTCGTTGGAGATCCCCCAAATAAACATCATGACAAAAATGGATCTGCTCAGCGCCAAAGCCAAGAAAGAAATTGAAAa GTACCTTGATCCAGATATGTACTCCATGATGGGAGACAACTCTGACACCTTAAGAAGCAAAAAGTTCAAGAAGCTGACCAAAGCTATCTGTGAACTG ATTGATGACTACAGTATG TACGGTGAGGACCTGGAGGTCAAGGAGCCAAAG GAGGTTGATGAAGAGGCAGATAACACAAATTATGATGAGTTTTTTCAAAGCAATGTGGACAGCTGA